Proteins from one Microbacterium sp. Root553 genomic window:
- a CDS encoding dipeptide ABC transporter ATP-binding protein, whose amino-acid sequence MITTPSARATSAQTPDAADVILDVRDLTIAYEVNGRSVTAVENVSFTIRRGETFGLAGESGSGKSTIANAILKLLGGNGRIVSGSIRCGDVEIEHLTGEELRAFRWNRVSMVFQSAMNSLNPVMTVGDQIVDVFTTHRKMRRAEARERARQLLELVGIDPDRMTSYPHQLSGGMRQRAVIAIALALEPDLLIMDEPTTALDVVVQQEIINEIKELQARLGFAILFITHDLSLMVEISQRLGIMRHGVLLEVGDSAEVYARPTHEYTRQLIDAFPPVTRDPSAPAPSTAAAVDGPASDPAAAGEVVVSFRDVTKDFMGGSMFARRSTRAVDGASFDLHAGEIMALVGESGSGKSTIARILARLEQPSDGRLIVEGIDVLRDEPRRASRRYRNTVQMVFQDPFGSLNPTKRIRHFLERPLAIYSDLSAAQRREEAAALMRSVELDPALLDRHPHELSGGQRQRVAIARALAVNPKVILADEPTSMLDVSVRMGVLQLLKRLRDERGISILYITHDLASARFVADTTIVMLRGALVEGGASAEVMDAPQHPYTRLLVSAAPDPLRRTPFDREDRARVRAQIHTITEGRSPAQERPAHRFVSSTHWYSQDGVA is encoded by the coding sequence ATGATCACCACACCGAGCGCGCGCGCGACCAGCGCGCAGACACCCGACGCGGCCGACGTCATCCTCGACGTCCGCGACCTCACCATCGCCTACGAGGTGAACGGGCGATCCGTCACCGCTGTCGAGAACGTGTCCTTCACCATCCGCCGCGGAGAGACGTTCGGGCTGGCCGGAGAATCGGGGAGCGGCAAGAGCACGATCGCGAACGCCATCCTCAAGCTCCTCGGCGGCAACGGCCGCATCGTCTCCGGGTCGATCCGCTGCGGCGACGTCGAGATCGAGCATCTGACCGGGGAGGAGCTGCGTGCGTTCCGGTGGAATCGCGTCTCGATGGTCTTCCAGAGCGCGATGAACTCCCTGAACCCCGTGATGACGGTCGGGGATCAGATCGTCGACGTCTTCACCACGCACCGGAAGATGAGGCGAGCGGAGGCGCGTGAGCGGGCGCGGCAGTTGCTCGAGCTCGTGGGCATCGACCCCGACCGGATGACGTCGTACCCTCATCAGCTCTCCGGGGGCATGCGTCAGCGCGCGGTGATCGCGATCGCCCTGGCCCTCGAGCCCGATCTGCTCATCATGGACGAGCCCACCACGGCGCTCGACGTCGTCGTGCAGCAGGAGATCATCAACGAGATCAAGGAGCTGCAGGCCCGCCTCGGGTTCGCGATCCTCTTCATCACGCACGACCTCTCGCTGATGGTCGAGATCAGTCAGCGCCTCGGCATCATGCGTCACGGCGTTCTGCTGGAGGTGGGGGACTCGGCCGAGGTTTATGCGCGACCGACGCACGAGTACACGCGACAGCTCATCGACGCCTTCCCGCCGGTGACTCGCGACCCGTCCGCGCCGGCACCGTCGACGGCCGCGGCCGTGGACGGACCCGCGTCGGATCCGGCCGCGGCGGGCGAGGTCGTGGTCTCGTTCCGCGATGTGACCAAGGACTTCATGGGCGGATCGATGTTCGCGCGTCGCAGCACCAGAGCCGTCGACGGCGCGAGCTTCGATCTGCACGCCGGCGAGATCATGGCGCTCGTGGGCGAGTCCGGCAGCGGCAAGAGCACGATCGCCCGCATCCTCGCACGGCTCGAGCAGCCGTCCGACGGACGCCTGATCGTCGAAGGCATCGATGTGCTCCGCGACGAGCCGCGGCGCGCGTCGCGGCGATACCGGAACACGGTGCAGATGGTGTTCCAGGATCCGTTCGGATCCCTGAACCCGACGAAGCGCATCCGTCACTTCCTCGAGCGCCCGCTCGCCATCTACTCCGACCTCTCCGCCGCACAGCGACGCGAGGAGGCCGCGGCCTTGATGCGCTCGGTCGAGCTCGACCCCGCGCTGCTGGACCGGCACCCGCACGAGCTCTCCGGAGGACAGCGTCAGCGGGTGGCGATCGCCCGCGCGCTGGCGGTGAACCCGAAGGTGATCCTCGCCGACGAGCCCACCTCGATGCTGGACGTGTCGGTGCGGATGGGGGTGCTGCAGCTGCTGAAGCGCCTCCGCGACGAGCGCGGCATCTCGATCCTCTACATCACGCACGATCTCGCCTCCGCGCGTTTCGTCGCGGACACGACGATCGTCATGCTCCGCGGAGCGCTCGTCGAAGGCGGCGCGAGCGCGGAGGTGATGGACGCGCCGCAGCATCCGTACACCCGGCTGCTCGTCTCGGCCGCCCCCGATCCGCTCCGACGCACCCCCTTCGACCGGGAGGATCGCGCCCGCGTCCGCGCGCAGATCCACACGATCACGGAAGGCCGATCGCCGGCGCAGGAGCGGCCGGCGCATCGATTCGTCTCCTCGACGCACTGGTACAGCCAGGACGGCGTCGCGTGA
- a CDS encoding carbohydrate kinase family protein yields the protein MTGAAAESLDALVIGEALVDVVDDGMSTTEHPGGSPANVALGLGRRGLDVALLTDLGRDARGSRIVHRLERSGVRVLTGSFSDRPTSTATATMREDGSASYLFDVQWNPGAAPLAVAPALVHTGSIGAFLSPGRATVLAHLDRLDARLVTFDPNIRPALLGTHAETFADFEELASRADVVKMSDEDAEWLYPRLSPTEVGERVRALGPRLVVITLGADGALLVAQGIAVSVAASAVPVTDTIGAGDTYMSSLIADLLAADRPLDRSTIEVLGVRAAGAAAITVSRAGADLPWATDLATAALPSFDAIGGRAPAVAHP from the coding sequence ATGACGGGCGCGGCGGCCGAATCGCTCGATGCCCTCGTCATCGGCGAGGCCCTCGTCGACGTCGTCGACGACGGCATGTCGACGACGGAGCATCCGGGCGGAAGCCCTGCCAATGTCGCCCTGGGGCTCGGACGCCGGGGCCTCGACGTCGCACTGCTGACCGACCTCGGACGCGACGCGCGAGGGAGCCGGATCGTGCACCGCCTGGAGCGGTCGGGTGTGCGCGTGCTGACCGGATCCTTCTCCGATCGCCCCACCTCCACCGCGACCGCGACCATGCGCGAGGACGGTTCGGCGTCGTACCTCTTCGACGTGCAGTGGAATCCCGGGGCGGCGCCGCTGGCGGTCGCCCCCGCACTCGTGCACACCGGATCGATCGGCGCCTTCCTCTCGCCGGGTCGCGCGACCGTGCTCGCACACCTGGATCGGCTCGATGCGCGCCTCGTCACGTTCGACCCGAACATCCGCCCCGCCCTGCTCGGCACCCATGCCGAGACGTTCGCGGACTTCGAGGAGCTGGCCTCCCGGGCGGACGTCGTGAAGATGAGCGATGAGGATGCCGAGTGGCTGTATCCGCGGCTGTCGCCGACCGAGGTCGGCGAGCGGGTGCGTGCCCTGGGCCCACGGTTGGTCGTGATCACCCTCGGCGCCGACGGCGCACTGCTCGTCGCTCAGGGCATCGCCGTCTCCGTCGCCGCATCCGCCGTGCCGGTCACGGACACGATCGGCGCCGGCGACACCTACATGAGCTCGCTCATCGCAGACCTGCTGGCCGCGGATCGTCCTCTCGACCGGTCGACGATCGAGGTCCTCGGCGTCCGCGCCGCCGGGGCCGCGGCGATCACGGTGTCCAGGGCCGGAGCGGACCTGCCCTGGGCGACGGATCTTGCGACGGCCGCTCTGCCGTCGTTCGACGCGATCGGCGGGCGAGCGCCCGCCGTCGCGCACCCCTAA
- a CDS encoding glycoside hydrolase family 32 protein codes for MTTPLTDATSRPQAHFAPAENWMNDPNGLIHHDGLYHLYFQHNPESADWGNMSWGHATSRDLRTWQEHAVALRFDDDEQIFSGSVVFDATNSSGFGVDGRAPLIALYTSATDHGQAQALAHSADGGYTWTKHGVVLDRGTADFRDPKVFRHGGEWILVAVEALDRQVHLFRSDDLLAWQPLSVFGPFGAPEGMWECPDLFPVENRWVLALSVNPGHPGGGSGMQYIVGDFDGTTFTPSHWDWLDHGHDYYAGVTFSGLEEPVMLAWLSNWAYAREVPTHPWRGGMALPRRLSLRGDVLLQRPAVEVDRPAAFSCEHTPVPVGGFELPREAQGAALRIELAIRPAEAEVELHVRAGAEPGDAIVVRYADGVLSVDRSGASNTSFSADYGLTSSAPVEVRDGVLDLDVWVDSTSVEVFADGGAVTISEQIVTTDERVGVRIAASLPGATIDSLAVTDLDRR; via the coding sequence ATGACGACGCCCCTCACCGATGCGACCAGTCGCCCGCAGGCCCACTTCGCTCCCGCGGAGAACTGGATGAACGACCCGAACGGCCTCATCCACCACGACGGCCTGTACCACCTGTACTTCCAGCACAACCCCGAGTCGGCGGACTGGGGGAACATGAGCTGGGGGCACGCCACCAGCCGGGACCTGCGGACCTGGCAGGAGCACGCCGTGGCGTTGCGGTTCGACGACGACGAGCAGATCTTCTCCGGCTCCGTCGTGTTCGACGCGACGAACTCGTCGGGCTTCGGCGTCGACGGTCGTGCGCCTCTGATCGCGCTCTACACCTCGGCGACCGATCACGGCCAGGCGCAGGCGCTCGCCCACAGCGCGGACGGCGGCTACACGTGGACGAAGCACGGCGTGGTCCTCGACCGCGGTACCGCGGACTTCCGTGACCCGAAGGTGTTCCGCCACGGCGGCGAGTGGATCCTCGTCGCGGTGGAGGCGCTCGACCGGCAGGTGCACCTGTTCCGGTCCGATGACCTGCTCGCCTGGCAGCCGCTCAGCGTCTTCGGGCCGTTCGGTGCGCCCGAGGGCATGTGGGAGTGCCCCGACCTGTTCCCGGTGGAGAACAGGTGGGTGCTGGCGCTGTCGGTGAATCCGGGACATCCAGGCGGCGGCTCGGGCATGCAGTACATCGTGGGCGACTTCGACGGCACGACGTTCACTCCGTCGCACTGGGACTGGCTCGATCACGGGCACGACTACTACGCCGGGGTCACCTTCAGCGGTCTGGAGGAGCCCGTGATGCTCGCCTGGCTCAGCAACTGGGCGTACGCGCGCGAGGTTCCCACGCACCCGTGGCGCGGCGGCATGGCGCTCCCGCGTCGGCTCTCGCTCCGCGGAGATGTCCTGCTGCAGCGGCCCGCCGTCGAGGTCGACCGTCCGGCCGCCTTCTCATGCGAGCACACCCCCGTCCCCGTGGGCGGGTTCGAGCTGCCGCGGGAGGCGCAGGGAGCCGCACTGCGCATCGAGCTCGCGATCCGTCCCGCTGAGGCGGAGGTCGAGCTGCACGTCCGTGCCGGAGCGGAGCCGGGCGATGCCATCGTGGTGCGGTACGCCGACGGCGTGCTGAGCGTGGACCGCTCCGGCGCGTCGAACACATCGTTCTCGGCTGACTACGGGCTCACCTCGTCGGCGCCCGTGGAGGTGCGCGACGGCGTGCTCGACCTCGACGTCTGGGTCGACAGCACCTCGGTCGAGGTGTTCGCCGACGGGGGCGCGGTCACGATCAGCGAGCAGATCGTGACCACGGACGAGCGGGTCGGCGTCCGCATCGCGGCGAGTCTCCCCGGGGCGACGATCGACTCGCTGGCGGTCACCGATCTGGATCGCCGATGA